Proteins encoded together in one Paramormyrops kingsleyae isolate MSU_618 unplaced genomic scaffold, PKINGS_0.4 ups92, whole genome shotgun sequence window:
- the LOC140586920 gene encoding sialoadhesin-like isoform X1 → MWSHNNGDCTGKTYAYHSTNRDIDAAFINRAEFFVGKGKNCSLQIRNITETDAGVYRFRFTTNGCEQCGTTGVTLRVDELQVISSREYGPLREGDSVTLRCDTGSCPHSQSEFTWFKDKQRLSKTQSTLQFKPVCYRHSGKYSCALKGSEDTRSTEVNLNVQTGPWTVHYPQTSLCAVKGSTIIIQCEYDYPQSYKVESKMWSRNNGDCTGKTYAYHSTNRDIDAAFRNRAEFFVGKGKNCSIMIKNIRKTDAGVYRFRFTTNGCEQCGTTGVTLRVDELQVISSREYGPLREGDSVTLTCDTGSCPHSQSEFTWFKDKQRLSKTQSTLQFKPVCYRHSGKYSCALKGSEDTRSTEVNLNVQTGPWTVHYPQTSLCAVKGSTIIIQCKYDYPESYKVESKMWSHNNGDCTGKTYAYHSTNRDIDAAFINRAEFFVGKGKNCSLQIRNITETDAGVYRFRFTTNGCEQCGTTGVTLRVDELQVISSREYGPLREGDSVTLTCDTGSCPHSQSEFTWFKDKQRLSKTQSTLQFKPVCYRHSGKYSCALKGSEDTRSTEVNLNVQTVHYPQTSLCAVKGSTIIIQCEYDYPQSYKVESKMWSRNNGDCTGKPYAYHSTNRDIDAAFRNRAEFFVGKGKNCSIMIKNIRKTDAGVYRFRFTTNGCEQCGTTGVTLRVDELQVISSREYGPLREGDSVTLRCDTGSCPHSQSEFTWFKDKQRLSKTQSTLQFKPVCYRHSGKYSCALKGSEDTRSTEVNLNVQTVHYPQTSLCAVKGSTIIIQCEYDYPQSYKVESKMWSRNNGDCTGKPYAYHSTNRDIDAAFRNRAEFFVGKGKNCSIMIKNIRKTDAGVYRFRFTTNGCEQCGTTGVTLRVDELQVISSREYGPLREGDSVTLTCDTGSCPHSQSEFTWFKDKQRLSKTQSTLQFKPVCYPHSGKYSCALKGSEDTRSTEVNLNVQTVHYPQTSLCAVKGSTIIIQCEYDYPQSYKVESKMWSRNNGDCTGKPYAYHSTNRDIDAAFRNRAEFFVGKGKNCSIMIKNIRKTDAGVYRFRFTTNGCEQCGTTGVTLRVDELQVISSREYGPLREGDSVTLTCDTGSCPHSQSEFTWFKDKQRLPKTQSTLQFKPVCYRHSGKYSCALKGSEDTRSTEVNLNVQTGPWTVHYPQTSLCAVKGSTIIIQCEYDYPESYKVESKMWSHNNGDCTGKTYAYHSTNRDIDAAFINRAEFFVGKGKNCSLQIRNITETDAGVYRFRFTTNGCEQCGTTGVTLRVDAKSKQAITFSIVGILLAVLAVTLVIFICMKRKKRDSVSGENNRGEETPTADNNVYANIETHISSTRNQRQKVSTQVEEVCYASVQFNTKQPKKLSAVDERESQGDAVLYSSLVRNRAFQS, encoded by the exons ATGTGGAGTCATAATAATGGGGACTGTACTGGAAAAACATACGCCTATCACAGTACTAATAGAGACATTGATGCTGCGTTCATAAACAGAGCAGAGTTCTTTGTGGGCAAAGGGAAGAACTGCTCATTACAGATAAGGAATATTACAGAGACTGATGCTGGAGTGTATAGATTTAGATTTACAACAAATGGGTGTGAACAGTGTGGTACAACTGGAGTGACTCTTCGAGTTGATG AACTGCAGGTGATCTCATCTAGAGAATATGGTCCGTTAAGAGAAGGAGACTCTGTGACTCTCAGATGTGACACAGGGAGCTGCcctcacagccaatcagaattcaccTGGTTTAAGGACAAACAGAGGCTCTCAAAAACACAGTCCACTCTTCAGTTTAAACCAGTCTGTTATCGTCACTCTGGAAAATACTCTTGTGCTCTGAAAGGCAGTGAAGACACTCGGTCTACAGAAGTTAATTTGAACGTTCAAA CTGGTCCATGGACTGTACATTATCCACAGACAAGCCTGTGTGCAGTGAAAGGATCAACTATCATCATTCAGTGTGAATATGATTATCCACAGTCATACAAAGTGGAGTCCAAGATGTGGAGTCGTAATAATGGGGACTGTACTGGAAAAACATACGCCTATCACAGTACTAATAGAGACATTGACGCTGCGTTCAGAAACAGAGCAGAGTTCTTTGTGGGCAAAGGGAAGAACTGCTCAATAATGATCAAGAACATTAGAAAGACTGATGCTGGAGTGTATAGATTCAGATTTACAACAAATGGGTGTGAACAGTGTGGTACAACTGGAGTGACTCTTCGAGTTGATG AACTGCAGGTGATCTCATCTAGAGAATATGGTCCGTTAAGAGAAGGAGACTCTGTGACTCTCacatgtgacacagggagctgccctcacagccaatcagaattcaccTGGTTTAAGGACAAACAGAGGCTCTCAAAAACACAGTCCACTCTTCAGTTTAAACCAGTCTGTTATCGTCACTCTGGAAAATACTCTTGTGCTCTGAAAGGCAGTGAAGACACTCGGTCTACAGAAGTTAATTTGAACGTTCAAA CTGGTCCATGGACTGTACATTATCCACAGACAAGCCTGTGTGCAGTGAAAGGATCAACTATCATCATTCAGTGCAAATATGATTATCCAGAGTCATACAAAGTGGAGTCCAAGATGTGGAGTCATAATAATGGGGACTGTACTGGAAAAACATACGCCTATCACAGTACTAATAGAGACATTGATGCTGCGTTCATAAACAGAGCAGAGTTCTTTGTGGGCAAAGGGAAGAACTGCTCATTACAGATAAGGAATATTACAGAGACTGATGCTGGAGTGTATAGATTTAGATTTACAACAAATGGGTGTGAACAGTGTGGTACAACTGGAGTGACTCTTCGAGTTGATG AACTGCAGGTGATCTCATCTAGAGAATATGGTCCGTTAAGAGAAGGAGACTCTGTGACTCTCacatgtgacacagggagctgccctcacagccaatcagaattcaccTGGTTTAAGGACAAACAGAGGCTCTCAAAAACACAGTCCACTCTTCAGTTTAAACCAGTCTGTTATCGTCACTCTGGAAAATACTCTTGTGCTCTGAAAGGCAGTGAAGACACTCGGTCTACAGAAGTTAATTTGAACGTTCAAA CTGTACATTATCCACAGACAAGCCTGTGTGCAGTGAAAGGATCAACTATCATCATTCAGTGTGAATATGATTATCCACAGTCATACAAAGTGGAGTCCAAGATGTGGAGTCGTAATAATGGGGACTGTACTGGAAAACCATACGCCTATCACAGTACTAATAGAGACATTGACGCTGCGTTCAGAAACAGAGCAGAGTTCTTTGTGGGCAAAGGGAAGAACTGCTCAATAATGATCAAGAACATTAGAAAGACTGATGCTGGAGTGTATAGATTCAGATTTACAACAAATGGGTGTGAACAGTGTGGTACAACTGGAGTGACTCTTCGAGTTGATG AACTGCAGGTGATCTCATCTAGAGAATATGGTCCGTTAAGAGAAGGAGACTCTGTGACTCTCAGATGTGACACAGGGAGCTGCcctcacagccaatcagaattcaccTGGTTTAAGGACAAACAGAGGCTCTCAAAAACACAGTCCACTCTTCAGTTTAAACCAGTCTGTTATCGTCACTCTGGAAAATACTCTTGTGCTCTGAAAGGCAGTGAAGACACTCGGTCTACAGAAGTTAATTTGAACGTTCAAA CTGTACATTATCCACAGACAAGCCTGTGTGCAGTGAAAGGATCAACTATCATCATTCAGTGTGAATATGATTATCCACAGTCATACAAAGTGGAGTCCAAGATGTGGAGTCGTAATAATGGGGACTGTACTGGAAAACCATACGCCTATCACAGTACTAATAGAGACATTGACGCTGCGTTCAGAAACAGAGCAGAGTTCTTTGTGGGCAAAGGGAAGAACTGCTCAATAATGATCAAGAACATTAGAAAGACTGATGCTGGAGTGTATAGATTCAGATTTACAACAAATGGGTGTGAACAGTGTGGTACAACTGGAGTGACTCTTCGAGTTGATG AACTGCAGGTGATCTCATCTAGAGAATATGGTCCGTTAAGAGAAGGAGACTCTGTGACTCTCacatgtgacacagggagctgccctcacagccaatcagaattcaccTGGTTTAAGGACAAACAGAGGCTCTCAAAAACACAGTCCACTCTTCAGTTTAAACCAGTCTGTTATCCTCACTCTGGAAAATACTCTTGTGCTCTGAAAGGCAGTGAAGACACTCGGTCTACAGAAGTTAATTTGAACGTTCAAA CTGTACATTATCCACAGACAAGCCTGTGTGCAGTGAAAGGATCAACTATCATCATTCAGTGTGAATATGATTATCCACAGTCATACAAAGTGGAGTCCAAGATGTGGAGTCGTAATAATGGGGACTGTACTGGAAAACCATACGCCTATCACAGTACTAATAGAGACATTGACGCTGCGTTCAGAAACAGAGCAGAGTTCTTTGTGGGCAAAGGGAAGAACTGCTCAATAATGATCAAGAACATTAGAAAGACTGATGCTGGAGTGTATAGATTCAGATTTACAACAAATGGGTGTGAACAGTGTGGTACAACTGGAGTGACTCTTCGAGTTGATG AACTGCAGGTGATCTCATCTAGAGAATATGGTCCGTTAAGAGAAGGAGACTCTGTGACTCTCacatgtgacacagggagctgccctcacagccaatcagaattcaccTGGTTTAAGGACAAACAGAGGCTCCCAAAAACACAGTCCACTCTTCAGTTTAAACCAGTCTGTTATCGTCACTCTGGAAAATACTCTTGTGCTCTGAAAGGCAGTGAAGACACTCGGTCTACAGAAGTTAATTTGAACGTTCAAA CTGGTCCATGGACTGTACATTATCCACAGACAAGCCTGTGTGCAGTGAAAGGATCAACTATCATCATTCAGTGTGAATATGATTATCCAGAGTCATACAAAGTGGAGTCCAAGATGTGGAGTCATAATAATGGGGACTGTACTGGAAAAACATACGCCTATCACAGTACTAATAGAGACATTGATGCTGCGTTCATAAACAGAGCAGAGTTCTTTGTGGGCAAAGGGAAGAACTGCTCATTACAGATAAGGAATATTACAGAGACTGATGCTGGAGTGTATAGATTTAGATTTACAACAAATGGGTGTGAACAGTGTGGTACAACTGGAGTGACTCTTCGAGTTGATG CTAAGTCAAAGCAAGCAATTACATTCAGTATTGTTGGGATATTGTTGGCTGTTTTAGCTGTAACTCTTGTAATTTTCATCTGCATGAAGAG AAAGAAGAGAGATTCAGTGAGTGGGGAGAataacagaggagaggaaacaCCA ACTGCAGACAATAATGTGTACGCAAACATTGAGACTCACATTTCCAGCACCAGGAACCAGAGGCAGAAAGTCTCAACTCAGGTGGAGGAAGTCTGTTAtgcttctgttcagtttaaCACCAAGCAACCAAAAAAGCT GAGTGCAGTCGATGAGCGGGAGAGCCAAGGTGATGCAGTCCTCTACAGCTCTCTGGTCAGAAACAGAGCCTTCCAAAGTTAA
- the LOC140586920 gene encoding sialoadhesin-like isoform X2 — MWSHNNGDCTGKTYAYHSTNRDIDAAFINRAEFFVGKGKNCSLQIRNITETDAGVYRFRFTTNGCEQCGTTGVTLRVDELQVISSREYGPLREGDSVTLRCDTGSCPHSQSEFTWFKDKQRLSKTQSTLQFKPVCYRHSGKYSCALKGSEDTRSTEVNLNVQTGPWTVHYPQTSLCAVKGSTIIIQCEYDYPQSYKVESKMWSRNNGDCTGKTYAYHSTNRDIDAAFRNRAEFFVGKGKNCSIMIKNIRKTDAGVYRFRFTTNGCEQCGTTGVTLRVDELQVISSREYGPLREGDSVTLTCDTGSCPHSQSEFTWFKDKQRLSKTQSTLQFKPVCYRHSGKYSCALKGSEDTRSTEVNLNVQTGPWTVHYPQTSLCAVKGSTIIIQCKYDYPESYKVESKMWSHNNGDCTGKTYAYHSTNRDIDAAFINRAEFFVGKGKNCSLQIRNITETDAGVYRFRFTTNGCEQCGTTGVTLRVDELQVISSREYGPLREGDSVTLTCDTGSCPHSQSEFTWFKDKQRLSKTQSTLQFKPVCYRHSGKYSCALKGSEDTRSTEVNLNVQTVHYPQTSLCAVKGSTIIIQCEYDYPQSYKVESKMWSRNNGDCTGKPYAYHSTNRDIDAAFRNRAEFFVGKGKNCSIMIKNIRKTDAGVYRFRFTTNGCEQCGTTGVTLRVDELQVISSREYGPLREGDSVTLRCDTGSCPHSQSEFTWFKDKQRLSKTQSTLQFKPVCYRHSGKYSCALKGSEDTRSTEVNLNVQTVHYPQTSLCAVKGSTIIIQCEYDYPQSYKVESKMWSRNNGDCTGKPYAYHSTNRDIDAAFRNRAEFFVGKGKNCSIMIKNIRKTDAGVYRFRFTTNGCEQCGTTGVTLRVDELQVISSREYGPLREGDSVTLTCDTGSCPHSQSEFTWFKDKQRLSKTQSTLQFKPVCYPHSGKYSCALKGSEDTRSTEVNLNVQTVHYPQTSLCAVKGSTIIIQCEYDYPQSYKVESKMWSRNNGDCTGKPYAYHSTNRDIDAAFRNRAEFFVGKGKNCSIMIKNIRKTDAGVYRFRFTTNGCEQCGTTGVTLRVDELQVISSREYGPLREGDSVTLTCDTGSCPHSQSEFTWFKDKQRLPKTQSTLQFKPVCYRHSGKYSCALKGSEDTRSTEVNLNVQTGPWTVHYPQTSLCAVKGSTIIIQCEYDYPESYKVESKMWSHNNGDCTGKTYAYHSTNRDIDAAFINRAEFFVGKGKNCSLQIRNITETDAGVYRFRFTTNGCEQCGTTGVTLRVDELKVVMTSSGDNGTLTEGDFVNLTCDTGICSHNQSKFTWFKDNQSLPQTQSTPVLILTADFNLVLVIVF; from the exons ATGTGGAGTCATAATAATGGGGACTGTACTGGAAAAACATACGCCTATCACAGTACTAATAGAGACATTGATGCTGCGTTCATAAACAGAGCAGAGTTCTTTGTGGGCAAAGGGAAGAACTGCTCATTACAGATAAGGAATATTACAGAGACTGATGCTGGAGTGTATAGATTTAGATTTACAACAAATGGGTGTGAACAGTGTGGTACAACTGGAGTGACTCTTCGAGTTGATG AACTGCAGGTGATCTCATCTAGAGAATATGGTCCGTTAAGAGAAGGAGACTCTGTGACTCTCAGATGTGACACAGGGAGCTGCcctcacagccaatcagaattcaccTGGTTTAAGGACAAACAGAGGCTCTCAAAAACACAGTCCACTCTTCAGTTTAAACCAGTCTGTTATCGTCACTCTGGAAAATACTCTTGTGCTCTGAAAGGCAGTGAAGACACTCGGTCTACAGAAGTTAATTTGAACGTTCAAA CTGGTCCATGGACTGTACATTATCCACAGACAAGCCTGTGTGCAGTGAAAGGATCAACTATCATCATTCAGTGTGAATATGATTATCCACAGTCATACAAAGTGGAGTCCAAGATGTGGAGTCGTAATAATGGGGACTGTACTGGAAAAACATACGCCTATCACAGTACTAATAGAGACATTGACGCTGCGTTCAGAAACAGAGCAGAGTTCTTTGTGGGCAAAGGGAAGAACTGCTCAATAATGATCAAGAACATTAGAAAGACTGATGCTGGAGTGTATAGATTCAGATTTACAACAAATGGGTGTGAACAGTGTGGTACAACTGGAGTGACTCTTCGAGTTGATG AACTGCAGGTGATCTCATCTAGAGAATATGGTCCGTTAAGAGAAGGAGACTCTGTGACTCTCacatgtgacacagggagctgccctcacagccaatcagaattcaccTGGTTTAAGGACAAACAGAGGCTCTCAAAAACACAGTCCACTCTTCAGTTTAAACCAGTCTGTTATCGTCACTCTGGAAAATACTCTTGTGCTCTGAAAGGCAGTGAAGACACTCGGTCTACAGAAGTTAATTTGAACGTTCAAA CTGGTCCATGGACTGTACATTATCCACAGACAAGCCTGTGTGCAGTGAAAGGATCAACTATCATCATTCAGTGCAAATATGATTATCCAGAGTCATACAAAGTGGAGTCCAAGATGTGGAGTCATAATAATGGGGACTGTACTGGAAAAACATACGCCTATCACAGTACTAATAGAGACATTGATGCTGCGTTCATAAACAGAGCAGAGTTCTTTGTGGGCAAAGGGAAGAACTGCTCATTACAGATAAGGAATATTACAGAGACTGATGCTGGAGTGTATAGATTTAGATTTACAACAAATGGGTGTGAACAGTGTGGTACAACTGGAGTGACTCTTCGAGTTGATG AACTGCAGGTGATCTCATCTAGAGAATATGGTCCGTTAAGAGAAGGAGACTCTGTGACTCTCacatgtgacacagggagctgccctcacagccaatcagaattcaccTGGTTTAAGGACAAACAGAGGCTCTCAAAAACACAGTCCACTCTTCAGTTTAAACCAGTCTGTTATCGTCACTCTGGAAAATACTCTTGTGCTCTGAAAGGCAGTGAAGACACTCGGTCTACAGAAGTTAATTTGAACGTTCAAA CTGTACATTATCCACAGACAAGCCTGTGTGCAGTGAAAGGATCAACTATCATCATTCAGTGTGAATATGATTATCCACAGTCATACAAAGTGGAGTCCAAGATGTGGAGTCGTAATAATGGGGACTGTACTGGAAAACCATACGCCTATCACAGTACTAATAGAGACATTGACGCTGCGTTCAGAAACAGAGCAGAGTTCTTTGTGGGCAAAGGGAAGAACTGCTCAATAATGATCAAGAACATTAGAAAGACTGATGCTGGAGTGTATAGATTCAGATTTACAACAAATGGGTGTGAACAGTGTGGTACAACTGGAGTGACTCTTCGAGTTGATG AACTGCAGGTGATCTCATCTAGAGAATATGGTCCGTTAAGAGAAGGAGACTCTGTGACTCTCAGATGTGACACAGGGAGCTGCcctcacagccaatcagaattcaccTGGTTTAAGGACAAACAGAGGCTCTCAAAAACACAGTCCACTCTTCAGTTTAAACCAGTCTGTTATCGTCACTCTGGAAAATACTCTTGTGCTCTGAAAGGCAGTGAAGACACTCGGTCTACAGAAGTTAATTTGAACGTTCAAA CTGTACATTATCCACAGACAAGCCTGTGTGCAGTGAAAGGATCAACTATCATCATTCAGTGTGAATATGATTATCCACAGTCATACAAAGTGGAGTCCAAGATGTGGAGTCGTAATAATGGGGACTGTACTGGAAAACCATACGCCTATCACAGTACTAATAGAGACATTGACGCTGCGTTCAGAAACAGAGCAGAGTTCTTTGTGGGCAAAGGGAAGAACTGCTCAATAATGATCAAGAACATTAGAAAGACTGATGCTGGAGTGTATAGATTCAGATTTACAACAAATGGGTGTGAACAGTGTGGTACAACTGGAGTGACTCTTCGAGTTGATG AACTGCAGGTGATCTCATCTAGAGAATATGGTCCGTTAAGAGAAGGAGACTCTGTGACTCTCacatgtgacacagggagctgccctcacagccaatcagaattcaccTGGTTTAAGGACAAACAGAGGCTCTCAAAAACACAGTCCACTCTTCAGTTTAAACCAGTCTGTTATCCTCACTCTGGAAAATACTCTTGTGCTCTGAAAGGCAGTGAAGACACTCGGTCTACAGAAGTTAATTTGAACGTTCAAA CTGTACATTATCCACAGACAAGCCTGTGTGCAGTGAAAGGATCAACTATCATCATTCAGTGTGAATATGATTATCCACAGTCATACAAAGTGGAGTCCAAGATGTGGAGTCGTAATAATGGGGACTGTACTGGAAAACCATACGCCTATCACAGTACTAATAGAGACATTGACGCTGCGTTCAGAAACAGAGCAGAGTTCTTTGTGGGCAAAGGGAAGAACTGCTCAATAATGATCAAGAACATTAGAAAGACTGATGCTGGAGTGTATAGATTCAGATTTACAACAAATGGGTGTGAACAGTGTGGTACAACTGGAGTGACTCTTCGAGTTGATG AACTGCAGGTGATCTCATCTAGAGAATATGGTCCGTTAAGAGAAGGAGACTCTGTGACTCTCacatgtgacacagggagctgccctcacagccaatcagaattcaccTGGTTTAAGGACAAACAGAGGCTCCCAAAAACACAGTCCACTCTTCAGTTTAAACCAGTCTGTTATCGTCACTCTGGAAAATACTCTTGTGCTCTGAAAGGCAGTGAAGACACTCGGTCTACAGAAGTTAATTTGAACGTTCAAA CTGGTCCATGGACTGTACATTATCCACAGACAAGCCTGTGTGCAGTGAAAGGATCAACTATCATCATTCAGTGTGAATATGATTATCCAGAGTCATACAAAGTGGAGTCCAAGATGTGGAGTCATAATAATGGGGACTGTACTGGAAAAACATACGCCTATCACAGTACTAATAGAGACATTGATGCTGCGTTCATAAACAGAGCAGAGTTCTTTGTGGGCAAAGGGAAGAACTGCTCATTACAGATAAGGAATATTACAGAGACTGATGCTGGAGTGTATAGATTTAGATTTACAACAAATGGGTGTGAACAGTGTGGTACAACTGGAGTGACTCTTCGAGTTGATG AACTGAAGGTGGTGATGACATCTTCCGGAGACAATGGTACATTAACAGAAGGAGACTTTGTGAATCTGACATGTGACACAGGGATTTGTTCTCATAACCAATCAAAATTCACCTGGTTTAAGGACAACCAGTCGCTGCCACAGACACAGTCCacaccagtgttaattttgacagcagatttcaatttagttttagtcatagtcttttga